Proteins co-encoded in one Anolis carolinensis isolate JA03-04 unplaced genomic scaffold, rAnoCar3.1.pri scaffold_9, whole genome shotgun sequence genomic window:
- the psme3ip1 gene encoding PSME3-interacting protein has protein sequence MDGGEGSADLVINKRFVSESELEERRKRRQEEWEKVRKPEDPEECPEEIYDPRSLYERLQEQKDKKQQEFEEQFKFKNMVRGLDEDETKFLDEVSRQQTLIEKQRREEDLKELNEYRISLAKVGASADLKKNEAEKKLVAKPAESKGKFSQAKLLAGAVKHRSSDGANSVKRLKLDPDPDHDKATGSPPRVPLGGGVSVSGPTLHCPSAAVCIGILPGLGAYSGSSDSESSSDSEGTINSTGKIVSSVFRGSNFFDAPL, from the exons ATGGACGGAGGAGAAGGTAGTGCTGACTTAGTGATCAACAAAAGGTTTGTGTCAGAGTCGGAGCTCGAAGAGCGACGCAAGCGAAGGCAGGAAGAATGGGAGAAGGTCCGAAAACCTGAAGACCCTgaag AATGTCCTGAAGAAATTTATGACCCCCGGTCGCTCTATGAAAGGCTTCAAGAGCAGAAGGACAAGAAGCAGCAGGAATTCGAAGAGCAGTTCAAGTTCA AGAACATGGTCAGGGGGCTCGATGAAGATGAGACCAAGTTCCTCGATGAAGTTTCGCGACAGCAAACGCTGATAGAAAAGCAGCGTCGAGAGGAAGACCTCAAAGAGCTGAATGAGTACAGAATATC TTTGGCCAAAGTGGGGGCCAGTGCGGACCTGAAGAAGAACGAGGCAGAGAAGAAGCTGGTGGCGAAACCTGCTGAAAGCAAGGGCAAGTTCTCCCAGGCGAAGCTTCTGGCCGGAGCAGTGAAACACAGGAG TTCTGACGGTGCCAACAGTGTGAAGAGACTCAAGCTGGATCCAGATCCGGACCATGACAAGGCGACAG GGTCCCCCCCGCGCGTCCCCCTGGGCGGGGGCGTCTCCGTGAGCGGCCCCACGCTCCACTGCCCCTCGGCGGCCGTCTGCATCGGGATCCTGCCCGGCCTGGGCGCCTACTCGGGGAGCAGCGACTCCGAGTCCAGCTCCGACAGCGAGGGCACCATCAACTCCACCGGGAAGATCGTCTCCTCCGTCTTCCGCGGAAGCAACTTCTTTGACGCCCCGCTCTAG